A genomic region of Pseudomonas frederiksbergensis contains the following coding sequences:
- a CDS encoding GPO family capsid scaffolding protein, whose amino-acid sequence MAGKTDTPAKKHRSKFFRVAVEGATTDGRQIERQWLVDAAETYSQNTYGARVWIEHMRSLLPDSPFRAYGDVVALKTEEVEIAGAKKLALFAQIEPTADLVTMNKARQKMFTSIEIRPKFADTGRAYLDGIAVTDTPASLGTEMLTFSAQHPDKNPLANRKRDPGNLFSEAIEIELEFEEVEDESGKVAGLFSRVLDLLGKSKDKEGKDAALFTELGEAVEAMAEHVAGQGEAFAAEKSAREKLQTAHDKLSTDFTALVKKLENTPDTTGQKPQFSVRPPATGGDGALVTDC is encoded by the coding sequence ATGGCCGGCAAAACCGACACCCCAGCCAAGAAACACCGCTCCAAGTTCTTCCGCGTCGCCGTCGAAGGCGCCACCACCGACGGTCGCCAGATCGAACGGCAATGGCTGGTCGATGCCGCCGAGACCTACAGCCAAAACACCTACGGCGCGCGGGTCTGGATTGAGCACATGCGCAGTTTGCTGCCAGACAGCCCATTCCGTGCTTACGGCGATGTGGTCGCGCTGAAGACTGAGGAAGTCGAAATCGCCGGGGCCAAAAAGCTCGCCCTTTTTGCCCAAATCGAACCCACTGCCGACCTGGTCACCATGAACAAGGCGCGGCAGAAAATGTTTACCAGTATCGAGATCCGCCCGAAGTTCGCCGACACCGGGCGCGCTTATCTGGATGGCATCGCGGTCACCGACACCCCGGCAAGCCTGGGCACCGAGATGCTGACCTTCAGCGCTCAGCACCCAGACAAGAACCCGCTGGCAAACCGTAAACGCGATCCCGGCAACCTGTTTTCCGAGGCCATCGAGATCGAACTTGAATTCGAAGAAGTCGAGGACGAAAGCGGCAAGGTCGCAGGCCTGTTCAGCCGCGTTCTCGATCTCCTCGGCAAGAGCAAGGACAAGGAAGGCAAGGATGCCGCTCTTTTTACCGAACTCGGCGAGGCCGTTGAAGCGATGGCCGAGCATGTAGCCGGCCAAGGCGAAGCTTTCGCCGCCGAAAAATCTGCTCGCGAAAAGCTACAGACAGCCCACGACAAGCTGTCCACCGACTTCACGGCTTTGGTCAAAAAGCTCGAAAACACCCCGGATACCACCGGACAAAAACCGCAGTTCTCCGTTCGCCCGCCGGCTACGGGCGGTGACGGCGCACTCGTCACCGACTGCTGA